The following proteins are encoded in a genomic region of Synechococcus sp. CBW1002:
- the hisS gene encoding histidine--tRNA ligase gives MEKLQSLRGMVDLLPASIGLWQHVEATARDHFRRARIAEIRTPLLEVTDLFARGIGEATDVVGKEMYTFLDRGERSCTLRPEGTASVVRAAIQHGLLSQGPQRLWYGGPMFRYERPQAGRQRQFHQIGVELLGFPDARSDVEAIAIAWDLLADLGVGGLALELNTLGAPEDRIRYRTELLAWLEAHRQQLDPDSQARIQTNPLRVLDSKHPGTQELLAGAPALADALSGESHERFTQVRQGLEALGIPFTLNPRLVRGLDYYSHTAFEITSDQLGAQATVCGGGRYDGLVQQLGGAATPAIGWALGMERLVLLLQQSEAQPWMAAAAPQVYLVNRGERAEAVALQLCRDLRRTGIAVELDASGAAFGKQLRRADRQGAAWAVVIGDEEAVAGEALLKDLRRCEAPGVEAETVADRTSPGRRLALVEIPAQLAHLLAC, from the coding sequence GTGGAGAAGCTGCAGAGTCTGCGGGGCATGGTTGATCTGCTGCCCGCCTCCATCGGCCTGTGGCAGCACGTGGAGGCCACGGCCCGCGACCATTTCCGCCGGGCCCGCATCGCCGAGATCCGCACCCCCCTGCTGGAGGTGACGGATCTGTTCGCCCGCGGCATCGGTGAGGCCACCGATGTGGTGGGGAAGGAGATGTACACCTTTCTCGACCGGGGCGAGCGCAGCTGCACCCTGCGGCCGGAGGGCACCGCCTCGGTGGTGCGCGCGGCGATTCAGCACGGCCTGCTCAGCCAGGGGCCGCAACGGCTCTGGTATGGCGGGCCGATGTTCCGCTACGAGCGCCCTCAGGCGGGCCGGCAGCGCCAGTTCCATCAGATCGGCGTCGAGCTGCTCGGCTTCCCCGATGCCCGCAGCGATGTGGAGGCGATCGCCATCGCCTGGGATCTGCTCGCCGATCTGGGGGTGGGCGGTCTGGCCCTCGAGCTCAACACCCTCGGAGCTCCCGAGGACCGGATCCGTTACCGCACCGAGCTGCTGGCCTGGCTGGAGGCCCATCGGCAGCAGCTCGATCCCGACTCCCAGGCCCGCATCCAGACGAACCCCCTGCGGGTGCTCGATTCCAAGCACCCTGGAACCCAGGAACTGCTGGCGGGTGCGCCGGCCCTGGCCGACGCCCTCAGCGGCGAGAGCCATGAGCGCTTCACCCAGGTGCGCCAGGGGCTCGAGGCCCTCGGCATTCCCTTCACGCTCAATCCGCGGCTGGTGCGCGGCCTCGACTACTACAGCCACACCGCCTTCGAGATCACCAGCGATCAGCTGGGCGCCCAGGCCACCGTGTGTGGCGGCGGCCGCTACGACGGCCTGGTGCAGCAGCTGGGTGGGGCGGCGACGCCGGCGATCGGCTGGGCCCTCGGCATGGAGCGGCTGGTGTTGTTGCTGCAGCAATCGGAGGCCCAGCCCTGGATGGCGGCCGCAGCGCCGCAGGTGTATCTGGTGAACCGGGGCGAGCGAGCCGAGGCCGTGGCGCTGCAGCTGTGCCGTGATCTGCGCCGCACGGGAATCGCCGTGGAGCTCGATGCCAGTGGCGCCGCCTTTGGCAAGCAGCTGCGGCGGGCGGATCGCCAGGGCGCCGCCTGGGCGGTGGTGATCGGCGACGAGGAGGCAGTCGCCGGCGAGGCCCTGCTCAAGGACCTGCGGCGCTGCGAAGCGCCTGGAGTCGAGGCTGAAACCGTGGCGGATCGGACGAGTCCGGGCCGGAGGCTGGCGTTGGTTGAGATACCAGCGCAACTGGCGCATCTGCTGGCTTGCTGA
- a CDS encoding AIR synthase-related protein: protein MAPESRRLPQQHLVLAGGGHSHALVLRRWAMRPERRPAALVTLVSRSGTAFYSGMVPGLVAGWYDRHACAIDLRRLCYLAGAAFVEAEITGLDLRKREVHLAGRPALRWDRLSLDVGAVTAPTAGVKAGDRGVPEAPVPVKPLEPFLDYCDGLTPSAGGSLRIRGGGAAAVELALALRGRGIACALLLRGAELHLGSAAANRLGERLLAAAGIGVQRHQPENAPADLACTGSRAPAWLAAAGLPVEPTSGRVITDSSLRVIGEATIFASGDCGLIGIDPRAASGVWAVRSAPVLATNLERSLIGRPLRPWRPQRRALQLLGLPGPPRQAVALWGPLAIGPAGWLWRWKEQIDRSFLELFTALQPMQTANGEPMACRGCAAKLAAAPLTAALARVSGSSHPPAPEDAVELGRGANGEHWLQSVDGFPALLSDPWLNARLTTLHACSDLWACGASVHSVQAAVTLPAVGPSLQEELLVQTLAGIRSVLEPMGASLIGGHTLEERQELSDGVGAAAQRQAAAEPPGQRITLVLTVNGVAPPEQLWPKGGLSPGDQLLIMKPIGSGVLFAAAMAGAARPEWIAAALAEMQRSQADLVPLLARHGCRACTDITGFGLLGHLGEMLGIGRGEGPPPLAVRLRAAAVPALAGALELLEEGFASSLAPDNAAALATLDGPIRLDQPAPGSPLGLLIDPQTCGPLLAALPAAQVADALEALAATGFEQASVIGEVVEA from the coding sequence ATGGCCCCTGAGAGCCGCAGGCTTCCGCAGCAGCATCTCGTGCTGGCCGGCGGTGGCCACAGCCATGCCCTGGTGCTGCGGAGGTGGGCGATGCGGCCCGAGCGGCGACCGGCCGCCCTGGTCACCCTGGTGAGCCGCTCCGGCACGGCCTTCTATTCGGGCATGGTGCCGGGGCTGGTGGCCGGCTGGTACGACCGCCACGCCTGTGCCATCGACCTGCGGCGCCTCTGCTATCTGGCGGGGGCGGCCTTCGTGGAGGCGGAGATCACCGGGCTGGATCTCCGGAAGAGGGAGGTGCACCTGGCCGGCCGGCCGGCGCTGCGCTGGGACCGGCTCAGCCTCGATGTGGGAGCCGTGACCGCACCGACGGCAGGCGTGAAGGCTGGCGATAGAGGGGTGCCAGAGGCTCCCGTGCCGGTGAAGCCGTTGGAGCCCTTTCTGGACTACTGCGACGGCCTGACCCCCAGCGCCGGAGGCAGCCTGCGGATCCGCGGCGGTGGCGCCGCCGCCGTGGAGCTGGCCCTGGCCCTGCGAGGGCGGGGGATCGCCTGCGCTCTGCTGCTGCGCGGAGCGGAGCTCCATCTCGGCTCGGCCGCCGCCAACCGTCTGGGCGAACGGCTGCTGGCGGCCGCCGGCATCGGCGTGCAGCGCCACCAGCCGGAGAATGCCCCGGCTGATCTGGCCTGCACCGGCAGCCGGGCCCCGGCCTGGCTGGCCGCCGCGGGTCTGCCGGTGGAGCCGACCTCGGGCCGGGTGATCACCGATTCGAGCCTGCGGGTGATCGGTGAGGCGACGATCTTTGCCAGCGGAGATTGCGGCCTGATTGGAATAGATCCGCGTGCGGCCTCGGGGGTCTGGGCTGTGCGGTCTGCGCCGGTGCTGGCCACCAACCTGGAGCGCAGCCTGATCGGGCGCCCCCTGCGGCCCTGGCGGCCCCAGCGGCGGGCCCTGCAACTGCTGGGCCTACCGGGGCCTCCCCGCCAGGCGGTGGCGCTGTGGGGCCCCTTGGCGATTGGGCCGGCGGGGTGGCTCTGGCGCTGGAAGGAGCAGATCGACCGGAGTTTTCTGGAGCTGTTCACGGCCCTGCAGCCGATGCAGACCGCCAATGGCGAGCCGATGGCCTGTCGCGGCTGCGCCGCCAAGCTGGCCGCGGCGCCCCTGACCGCCGCCCTGGCCCGCGTCAGTGGCAGCAGCCATCCACCGGCGCCGGAGGATGCGGTGGAACTGGGCCGCGGCGCCAACGGTGAGCATTGGCTGCAGAGCGTGGATGGGTTCCCAGCCCTGCTGAGTGACCCCTGGCTGAATGCCCGGCTCACAACCCTGCATGCCTGCAGCGATCTCTGGGCCTGCGGTGCCTCGGTGCACAGCGTTCAGGCGGCCGTGACCCTGCCGGCTGTGGGGCCCAGCCTGCAGGAGGAGCTGCTGGTCCAGACCCTGGCCGGGATCCGCTCGGTGCTGGAGCCGATGGGAGCCTCTCTGATCGGCGGCCACACCCTCGAGGAGCGCCAGGAGCTGTCTGACGGGGTGGGTGCAGCGGCACAGAGGCAGGCCGCTGCTGAGCCACCCGGCCAACGGATCACCCTGGTGCTCACAGTGAACGGCGTTGCCCCGCCAGAACAGCTGTGGCCCAAGGGCGGCCTGAGCCCCGGGGATCAGCTGCTGATCATGAAGCCGATCGGCAGTGGCGTGCTGTTTGCCGCCGCCATGGCCGGCGCGGCCCGGCCGGAGTGGATCGCCGCGGCCCTGGCCGAGATGCAGCGCAGCCAGGCGGATCTGGTGCCGCTGCTGGCGCGTCACGGCTGCCGGGCCTGCACCGACATCACCGGCTTCGGGTTGCTGGGACACCTGGGCGAGATGCTCGGGATCGGTCGCGGCGAAGGACCCCCTCCCTTGGCCGTGCGGCTGCGCGCCGCTGCGGTACCCGCCCTGGCCGGTGCTCTGGAGCTGCTGGAGGAGGGCTTCGCCAGCAGCCTCGCCCCCGACAATGCGGCAGCCCTGGCCACGCTGGACGGCCCGATCCGACTGGACCAGCCAGCCCCAGGCTCCCCGTTGGGGCTGCTGATCGATCCGCAGACCTGTGGCCCCCTCCTGGCCGCTCTGCCGGCGGCCCAGGTCGCCGATGCCCTGGAGGCCCTGGCAGCAACCGGGTTTGAACAGGCCAGCGTGATCGGTGAAGTGGTCGAAGCCTGA
- a CDS encoding photosystem II reaction center protein L, translated as MQRNPNPNNLPVELNRTSLYLGLLFVFVTGVLFSSYFFN; from the coding sequence ATGCAACGCAATCCCAATCCGAACAACCTTCCGGTCGAACTGAACCGCACCAGCCTCTATCTGGGGCTGCTGTTCGTGTTCGTCACCGGTGTGCTGTTCAGCAGCTACTTCTTCAACTGA
- a CDS encoding NAD-dependent epimerase gives MTAAQRPTLVTGAAGFIGTEVVLRLLERGEPVVGLDNLNTYYDPALKQARLERLQHHPAAAAFHFVRMDLEDRAAMEGLFAEQRPRRVVHLAAQAGVRYSLENPAAYIQSNLVGFGHILEGCRHHGVEHLVYASSSSVYGGNREMPFSEQHAVNHPVSLYAATKKANELMAHTYSHLYGLPATGLRFFTVYGPWGRPDMAPMLFARAILAGEPIRVFNHGHMQRDFTYIDDIVEGVIRCSDKPATADPHFDPLHPNPATAAVPHRVFNIGNSQPTELLRFIAVLEQALGRQAIQDLQPMQPGDVPATAADTQALEAWVGFQPATPIEVGVERFAQWYREYHGL, from the coding sequence ATGACCGCCGCGCAGCGTCCCACCCTCGTGACCGGTGCCGCCGGCTTCATCGGCACCGAGGTGGTGTTGCGACTGCTGGAACGGGGCGAGCCTGTGGTGGGGCTCGACAACCTCAACACCTACTACGACCCGGCCCTCAAGCAGGCTCGCCTGGAGCGGCTGCAGCACCATCCCGCCGCCGCCGCCTTTCACTTCGTGCGGATGGATCTGGAGGATCGGGCCGCTATGGAGGGCCTGTTCGCCGAGCAGCGACCGCGGCGGGTGGTGCACCTCGCCGCCCAGGCAGGGGTGCGCTATTCCCTGGAGAATCCGGCCGCCTATATCCAGAGCAATCTAGTGGGTTTCGGTCACATTCTTGAGGGTTGCCGCCATCACGGCGTTGAGCATCTGGTCTATGCCTCCAGCAGCTCGGTCTATGGCGGCAACCGCGAGATGCCGTTCTCGGAGCAGCACGCCGTCAATCATCCGGTGAGCCTCTATGCGGCCACCAAGAAGGCGAATGAACTGATGGCTCACACCTACAGCCATCTCTACGGCCTGCCGGCCACCGGTCTGCGCTTCTTCACCGTGTATGGCCCCTGGGGCCGGCCGGACATGGCCCCGATGCTGTTTGCGCGCGCGATCCTGGCGGGTGAGCCGATCCGGGTGTTCAACCACGGCCACATGCAGCGCGACTTCACCTACATCGATGACATTGTCGAGGGGGTGATCCGCTGCAGCGACAAGCCGGCCACAGCGGATCCGCACTTCGATCCCCTTCATCCGAACCCGGCCACCGCGGCGGTGCCGCACCGGGTGTTCAACATCGGCAATTCCCAGCCCACCGAGCTGCTGCGTTTCATCGCCGTGCTGGAGCAGGCCCTCGGGCGCCAGGCGATCCAGGACCTGCAGCCGATGCAGCCGGGCGATGTGCCCGCCACCGCCGCCGATACCCAGGCCCTGGAGGCCTGGGTGGGGTTCCAGCCCGCCACCCCGATCGAGGTGGGGGTGGAGCGGTTTGCTCAGTGGTATCGGGAGTACCACGGACTCTGA
- a CDS encoding photosystem II reaction center protein J — translation MSGKKMSMPDGRIPDRLPDGRPAVAWRSRWTEGTLPLWLVATAGGMAVIFVVGLFFYGSYVGVGSA, via the coding sequence ATGAGCGGCAAGAAAATGTCCATGCCTGACGGTCGGATTCCCGATCGTCTGCCCGATGGGCGCCCCGCTGTGGCCTGGCGTTCCCGCTGGACAGAGGGAACCCTTCCCCTCTGGCTGGTCGCCACTGCCGGCGGAATGGCGGTGATCTTTGTGGTGGGCCTGTTCTTCTACGGCTCCTACGTGGGTGTCGGTTCCGCCTGA
- a CDS encoding photosynthesis system II assembly factor Ycf48, giving the protein MHLHRLTRRLFSPLLSLVLLVGLGFGLSGCVTTGLPIASASPWQPVPLDTSSNPLDLAFSDQSHGFLVGSNRLILETNDGGASWAQRALDLPEEENFRLLSIDFNGKEGWIAGQPGLLLHSTDAGQSWSRLFLDTKLPGEPYLITAMGKGEAELATNVGAVYRTRDGGQSWQAEVSDAAGAVRDLRRSPDGRYVSVSSLGNFFATWDPGQPTWQPHQRVSSQRVQSLGFQPNGNLWMVTRGAQLRFNSDAANVDDWSKPVIPITNGYGYLDMAWDPSGAIWTGGGSGTLLTSPDGGKTWQKDPVGAAQPTNFSRIAFLPDGKGFVLGERGSLLRWVG; this is encoded by the coding sequence ATGCACCTGCATCGTCTGACCCGACGCCTGTTCAGTCCCCTGCTGAGCCTGGTCCTGCTCGTGGGCCTCGGCTTCGGGCTCTCCGGTTGCGTCACCACGGGCCTGCCGATCGCCAGTGCCAGCCCCTGGCAGCCCGTGCCCCTCGACACCAGCTCCAACCCCCTCGATCTGGCCTTCAGCGATCAGAGCCACGGCTTCCTGGTGGGCAGCAACCGGCTGATCCTCGAAACCAACGACGGAGGTGCCAGCTGGGCCCAGCGCGCCCTCGATCTGCCGGAGGAGGAGAACTTCCGCCTGCTCAGCATCGACTTCAACGGCAAAGAGGGCTGGATCGCCGGCCAGCCCGGCCTGCTGCTGCACAGCACCGACGCCGGCCAGAGCTGGAGCCGCCTCTTCCTCGACACCAAGCTGCCCGGTGAGCCGTACCTGATCACCGCCATGGGCAAGGGAGAGGCTGAACTGGCCACCAACGTGGGCGCTGTTTATCGCACTCGCGATGGCGGCCAGAGCTGGCAGGCCGAGGTGAGTGACGCCGCCGGTGCCGTGCGTGATCTGCGCCGCAGCCCCGACGGCCGCTATGTGAGCGTCAGCAGCCTCGGCAACTTCTTCGCCACCTGGGATCCGGGTCAGCCCACCTGGCAGCCCCACCAGCGGGTGAGCAGCCAACGGGTGCAATCCCTCGGCTTCCAGCCCAACGGCAACCTCTGGATGGTGACCCGCGGCGCCCAGCTGCGCTTCAACTCCGATGCCGCCAACGTCGACGACTGGAGCAAGCCGGTGATCCCGATCACGAACGGCTATGGCTATCTCGACATGGCCTGGGATCCGAGCGGCGCCATCTGGACCGGCGGCGGCAGCGGCACCCTGCTCACCAGCCCCGACGGTGGCAAGACCTGGCAGAAGGATCCGGTGGGTGCCGCCCAGCCCACCAACTTCAGCCGGATCGCCTTCCTGCCGGATGGCAAGGGCTTCGTGCTGGGCGAGCGGGGATCGCTGCTGCGCTGGGTGGGCTGA
- a CDS encoding nucleotide sugar dehydrogenase, with amino-acid sequence MTAASGIRTICCIGAGYVGGPTMAVIADRCPHLQVTVVDLNAARIAAWNDADLSRLPVYEPGLDAVVGRARGRNLHFSTEVDAAIAAADMVFLSVNTPTKTRGLGAGQASDLRWIEASARQVARCARGHTIVVEKSTLPVRTAEAVKAILEAAQGEAEAREDAGGPAAKSFAVLSNPEFLAEGTAIGDLEQPDRVLIGGEDPAAIEALAAIYGHWVAPEKILRTNLWSSELSKLTANAFLAQRISSINSIAAICEATGADVQEVARAIGTDNRIGARFLAAGPGFGGSCFQKDILNLVYLCHHYGLPEVATYWEQVVRLNSWQQHRISRLVVQKLFGTVTGKRLAVLGFAFKADTNDTREAPAIRICHDLLEEGAQLSLHDPKVSTQQIERDLAQAAVAPAAAAQAAQAGEGSWRRAATVDEAVQGADAVLLLTEWSDYRQLDWSALMARMRQPAWLFDARGVADAVAARAAGLRVWRVGEG; translated from the coding sequence ATGACTGCCGCTTCAGGGATCCGCACCATCTGCTGCATCGGTGCGGGCTACGTGGGCGGCCCGACCATGGCGGTGATCGCCGATCGCTGCCCCCACCTGCAGGTGACGGTGGTGGATCTCAACGCTGCCCGCATCGCCGCCTGGAACGATGCCGATCTCAGCCGCCTGCCGGTCTATGAACCGGGTCTGGATGCGGTGGTGGGCCGCGCCCGGGGCCGGAACCTGCACTTCAGCACCGAGGTGGACGCGGCGATCGCGGCGGCCGACATGGTGTTCCTCTCGGTCAACACTCCCACCAAGACCCGCGGGCTGGGGGCTGGTCAGGCCAGTGATCTGCGCTGGATCGAGGCCTCGGCCCGCCAGGTGGCCCGCTGCGCCCGGGGCCACACGATCGTGGTGGAGAAAAGCACCCTGCCGGTGCGCACCGCCGAAGCGGTGAAGGCGATCCTGGAGGCGGCTCAGGGGGAGGCCGAGGCCCGAGAAGATGCCGGTGGACCGGCCGCCAAAAGTTTCGCGGTGCTCTCCAATCCCGAATTCCTGGCGGAAGGCACGGCGATCGGCGATCTGGAGCAACCCGATCGGGTGTTGATCGGCGGCGAGGATCCGGCCGCGATCGAGGCCCTGGCCGCGATCTACGGCCACTGGGTGGCGCCGGAGAAGATCCTGCGCACCAACCTCTGGAGCAGTGAACTGTCCAAGCTCACCGCCAATGCGTTTCTGGCGCAGCGGATCAGCTCGATCAACAGCATCGCCGCCATCTGTGAAGCCACCGGAGCGGATGTGCAGGAGGTGGCTCGGGCGATCGGCACGGACAACCGCATTGGTGCCCGCTTCCTGGCGGCGGGCCCCGGCTTCGGTGGCAGCTGTTTCCAGAAGGACATCCTCAACCTGGTGTACCTCTGCCACCACTACGGCCTGCCGGAGGTGGCGACGTACTGGGAGCAGGTGGTGCGGCTCAACAGCTGGCAACAGCACCGCATCAGCCGGTTGGTGGTGCAGAAACTGTTCGGCACCGTCACCGGCAAGCGCCTGGCGGTGCTGGGCTTCGCCTTCAAGGCCGACACCAACGACACCCGCGAAGCGCCGGCAATCCGCATCTGCCACGATCTGCTCGAGGAGGGGGCGCAGCTGAGCCTCCATGATCCCAAGGTGAGCACGCAACAGATCGAACGGGACCTGGCCCAGGCGGCGGTGGCCCCCGCAGCCGCGGCTCAGGCGGCTCAGGCGGGGGAGGGGAGCTGGCGACGTGCAGCCACCGTCGATGAAGCCGTGCAGGGCGCCGATGCGGTCCTGCTGCTCACCGAATGGAGCGACTACCGCCAGCTCGACTGGTCGGCCCTGATGGCTCGGATGCGCCAGCCGGCCTGGCTGTTCGACGCCCGCGGCGTTGCCGATGCGGTGGCGGCTCGGGCCGCTGGCCTGCGGGTCTGGCGGGTGGGGGAGGGCTGA
- the psbF gene encoding cytochrome b559 subunit beta: MTQTPAPTTPRNYPIFTVRWLSVHALGIPTVFFLGALAAMQFVRR; the protein is encoded by the coding sequence ATGACCCAGACTCCCGCCCCCACCACGCCACGCAATTACCCGATCTTCACGGTGCGCTGGCTTTCGGTTCACGCCCTCGGCATCCCCACGGTGTTTTTCCTGGGCGCCCTGGCTGCCATGCAGTTTGTCCGCCGCTGA
- the galE gene encoding UDP-glucose 4-epimerase GalE, whose protein sequence is MALLLITGGAGFIGSHCCVALLEAGHALVVLDNFDNSSPEALRRVAELGGLEGEAGGPWRDGDGAVRLRLVEGDVRCADDLDTAFTPTPDGATPGDITPPGIAAVVHCAGLKAVGESVAEPLRYWDTNLGGSLRLLEAMRRHGCRTIVFSSSATLYGYPEAVPIPETAPIQPINPYGHSKAAVEQVLADVAASESGWRIARLRYFNPVGSHPSGRIGEDPEGIPNNLFPYLSQVAVGRRQTLQIFGSDWPTPDGTGVRDYIHVMDLADGHRAALDTLLREEPQLLTVNLGSGQGHSVLDVVRAFEAACGHRLPYELVDRRPGDAATTVADPSLASKRLDWRTRRSLADICRDGWAWQSANPRGYGP, encoded by the coding sequence ATGGCCCTTCTGCTGATCACTGGCGGCGCCGGCTTCATCGGCAGCCACTGCTGCGTGGCGCTGCTTGAGGCGGGGCATGCGCTGGTGGTACTCGACAACTTCGACAACAGCTCGCCGGAGGCGCTGCGGCGGGTGGCGGAGCTGGGCGGCCTGGAGGGAGAGGCAGGCGGGCCCTGGCGCGATGGCGACGGCGCGGTGCGGCTACGTCTGGTGGAAGGGGATGTGCGCTGTGCCGACGATCTGGACACGGCCTTCACTCCCACCCCGGACGGCGCCACCCCCGGCGACATCACCCCGCCCGGCATCGCGGCGGTGGTGCACTGCGCCGGCCTCAAGGCTGTGGGGGAATCGGTGGCGGAACCGCTGCGCTACTGGGACACGAACCTGGGCGGCAGCCTGCGGCTGCTGGAGGCGATGCGCCGCCATGGCTGCCGCACGATCGTGTTCAGCAGCAGCGCCACCCTCTACGGTTATCCGGAGGCGGTGCCGATTCCGGAGACGGCCCCGATTCAGCCGATCAACCCCTACGGCCACTCCAAGGCGGCGGTGGAGCAGGTGTTGGCTGATGTGGCAGCGAGCGAGTCCGGCTGGCGCATCGCCCGGCTGCGCTACTTCAACCCGGTGGGATCCCACCCCAGCGGCCGCATCGGTGAAGACCCCGAGGGGATCCCCAACAACCTCTTCCCCTACCTCAGCCAGGTGGCGGTGGGCCGGCGCCAGACGCTGCAGATCTTCGGCAGCGACTGGCCCACCCCGGACGGCACCGGCGTGCGCGACTACATCCACGTCATGGATCTGGCCGATGGGCACCGGGCCGCCCTCGACACGCTGCTGCGGGAAGAGCCCCAGCTGCTCACCGTGAATCTGGGCAGCGGCCAGGGCCATTCGGTGCTGGACGTGGTGCGCGCCTTTGAGGCGGCCTGCGGCCATCGCCTGCCCTATGAGCTGGTCGATCGCCGACCAGGGGACGCCGCCACCACGGTGGCCGATCCCAGCCTGGCCAGCAAGCGGCTGGACTGGCGCACCCGGCGCAGCCTGGCGGACATCTGCCGGGATGGCTGGGCCTGGCAGAGCGCCAACCCCCGCGGCTATGGCCCCTGA
- a CDS encoding rubredoxin → MSPEIESSDTIAAPGAGATAESLPTTEPPAVSDPDTHRFECRSCGFVYDPAEGVRKVGIEAGTPFTALDPASFRCPVCRSKVGAFKDIGPRNKPSGFEENLNFGLGVNRLTPGQKNVLIFGSFALAIAFFLSLYSLR, encoded by the coding sequence ATGAGTCCGGAGATCGAGAGCAGCGACACCATCGCCGCCCCAGGGGCGGGCGCCACGGCCGAATCCCTCCCCACGACGGAGCCGCCTGCGGTTTCCGACCCCGACACCCATCGCTTCGAGTGCCGCAGCTGCGGCTTCGTCTACGACCCCGCCGAGGGCGTGCGCAAGGTGGGCATCGAAGCGGGCACCCCCTTCACAGCCCTGGACCCCGCCAGCTTTCGCTGTCCGGTCTGCCGCAGCAAGGTGGGGGCCTTCAAGGACATCGGCCCCCGCAACAAGCCGAGCGGTTTTGAGGAGAACCTCAACTTCGGTCTGGGGGTCAACCGGCTGACGCCCGGTCAGAAGAATGTGCTGATCTTCGGCAGCTTCGCCCTGGCGATCGCCTTTTTCCTCTCCCTGTATTCGCTGCGCTGA
- the psbE gene encoding cytochrome b559 subunit alpha: protein MAAGSTGERPFFEIITSIRYWVIHAVTLPAIFLAGFMFVSTGLAYDAFGTPRPDAYFQAQESKAPVVSQRYEGKSQLDLRLQ from the coding sequence ATGGCTGCCGGCTCTACAGGAGAACGCCCGTTCTTCGAAATCATCACGAGCATCCGTTACTGGGTCATCCACGCGGTGACCCTGCCTGCCATCTTCCTGGCCGGCTTCATGTTCGTGTCCACGGGCCTGGCCTATGACGCCTTCGGCACGCCTCGTCCGGATGCCTATTTCCAGGCCCAGGAAAGCAAGGCTCCTGTTGTGAGCCAGCGCTACGAGGGCAAGAGCCAACTCGACCTGCGCCTGCAGTAA
- a CDS encoding UDP-glucuronic acid decarboxylase family protein: MIPTPSLRSGPLRNLVTGGAGFVGSHLVDRLMQAGEEVLCLDNYFTGRKANIAQWIGHPRFELIRHDVTEPIQLEVDRIWHLACPASPVHYQFNPIKTAKTSFLGTYNMLGLARRVGARLLLASTSEIYGDPEVHPQPESYRGCVNTIGIRSCYDEGKRVAETLCFDYRRMHGTEVRVARIFNTYGPRMLPDDGRVVSNFIVQALQGQPLTLYGDGQQTRSFCYVDDLVEGLIRLMNGAHTGPINLGNPGEFTIRELAELVRTRINPGLELVLQPLPQDDPRQRQPIIELAQRELGWEPTIPLEQGLEPTIADFRRQLGL; the protein is encoded by the coding sequence ATGATCCCGACCCCATCACTGCGCTCTGGCCCCCTGCGCAATCTGGTGACCGGTGGCGCCGGTTTCGTGGGCTCCCATCTGGTCGATCGGCTGATGCAGGCCGGCGAGGAGGTGCTCTGCCTCGACAACTACTTCACCGGCCGCAAGGCCAACATCGCCCAGTGGATCGGCCATCCCCGCTTCGAGCTGATCCGTCACGATGTGACCGAGCCGATCCAGTTGGAGGTGGACCGGATCTGGCACCTGGCCTGTCCCGCATCGCCAGTGCACTACCAGTTCAATCCGATCAAGACTGCCAAGACAAGTTTTCTCGGCACCTACAACATGCTCGGTCTGGCCCGGCGGGTAGGGGCAAGGCTGCTGCTGGCCAGCACCAGCGAGATCTATGGCGATCCGGAGGTCCATCCCCAGCCCGAGAGTTACAGGGGGTGCGTCAACACAATCGGCATTCGCTCCTGCTATGACGAGGGCAAGCGGGTGGCTGAAACACTCTGTTTCGACTACCGGCGCATGCACGGAACCGAAGTGCGGGTGGCGCGCATCTTCAATACCTATGGGCCCCGCATGCTTCCGGATGACGGCCGGGTGGTGAGCAACTTCATCGTGCAGGCGCTGCAGGGTCAACCCCTGACGCTGTATGGCGATGGCCAGCAGACGCGATCGTTCTGCTATGTGGATGACCTGGTGGAGGGACTGATCCGCCTGATGAACGGCGCCCATACCGGCCCGATCAACCTGGGCAATCCTGGCGAGTTCACCATCCGGGAGTTGGCCGAACTGGTGCGTACTCGCATCAATCCTGGCCTCGAACTCGTGCTGCAGCCCCTCCCCCAGGATGATCCCCGCCAGCGGCAACCGATCATCGAGCTGGCCCAGCGAGAACTGGGCTGGGAGCCCACGATCCCCCTGGAGCAGGGCCTCGAGCCCACCATCGCTGATTTCCGCCGCCAGCTGGGCCTCTGA